TAGCCTATCTGCGCCTTCTTGCCACTTCGCTATAAGGTGCGGTATGACTTCGATAGGGTCTTGCAGGTCTACGTCGATTGGGATAATCGCGTCACCGGTTGCATGGTCAAGCCCTGCGAACAGTGCTGGCTCTTTGCCGAAGTTACGAGTGAACGATAGCGGCTTGACGAGAGGATCTGATATAGCAATCGAATTTATGATCACCTCTGTCGCATCTTTGCTGCCGTCATTGATGAAGACTATCTCTACTTCATATGGCTTAAGTTCTTCAAACTCTCTGACTTCTTTGTAGAAAATGGGTATCGCGTCCTCTTCATTGAAGACGGGAACGACCAGAGAAATCTTCATTTTTCTTCCCTAAAGACGATGTGTTTTGAATAAAAGAAACCGCATACCAGGCTTATCAGTGAGAATTCAACCAGCGTGATGACTGGGTCGATCTGATAGTAATCAGATATCTTGCCGACAAGAATACTCATGAGCCCCATGAATCCGACA
The Oceanidesulfovibrio indonesiensis DNA segment above includes these coding regions:
- a CDS encoding glycosyltransferase family 2 protein, which encodes MKISLVVPVFNEEDAIPIFYKEVREFEELKPYEVEIVFINDGSKDATEVIINSIAISDPLVKPLSFTRNFGKEPALFAGLDHATGDAIIPIDVDLQDPIEVIPHLIAKWQEGADRL
- a CDS encoding GtrA family protein produces the protein YMFSVNQAAANFLAFATAVTFSFFANATFTFKAKPRAKGYFLFVGFMGLMSILVGKISDYYQIDPVITLVEFSLISLVCGFFYSKHIVFREEK